One region of Natronorubrum aibiense genomic DNA includes:
- a CDS encoding DUF2334 domain-containing protein, with protein sequence MSTVDCCLDCGQRFDKHHDVDAETLRERSTPDVDFPDLPSPGDKLSWLPGRFVPDSERGRQIAASILVVLVLTSGLVGAVTVTPYLQPEEFDGDSRQNADVDRTWNEYETVVMFRNDDIQPWYEKESLRKVDQVFIEEDVPVTHGVIPAVSNEADITEDQELCGYLTDLTNEHPELFEMALHGYTHEQQTDFLGASEFGDVPIETQRDWLERGERIHESCVGTAPETFVPPLNTYDSNTVAALDERGYTTVSGARWATNEQYNESAVAFEEGGLTHVSMFEDASMVRWDTDDHDDHEYYDLEELEAEFDRAYENNVPYVHMLHYFTFTEEEHYDLLREFIQYMKSKDDVAFMTVGEFGSGLENGEIEATDDGWRVLEPEDGQGETGRSSDSDSTGPFSEIFGRILS encoded by the coding sequence GTGAGTACTGTCGATTGCTGTCTCGACTGTGGACAGCGCTTCGATAAGCACCACGACGTCGATGCCGAGACGCTTCGTGAACGGTCGACACCGGACGTCGATTTTCCCGACTTGCCGTCGCCCGGCGACAAACTGAGTTGGCTTCCCGGTCGATTCGTGCCGGATTCCGAGCGCGGGCGACAGATCGCAGCCTCGATACTGGTCGTCCTCGTTCTCACGTCGGGTCTGGTCGGTGCCGTAACGGTCACCCCCTACCTCCAACCGGAGGAGTTCGACGGGGACAGCCGACAGAATGCCGACGTCGACCGGACGTGGAACGAGTACGAGACGGTGGTCATGTTTCGGAACGACGATATTCAGCCGTGGTACGAAAAGGAGTCCCTCCGCAAGGTCGATCAGGTGTTCATCGAAGAGGACGTTCCCGTCACCCACGGCGTTATTCCTGCCGTATCGAATGAAGCTGATATTACGGAAGATCAAGAGCTGTGTGGATATCTCACGGACCTCACGAACGAGCATCCCGAGTTGTTCGAAATGGCACTCCACGGGTACACACACGAGCAACAGACCGACTTTTTGGGTGCCAGCGAGTTCGGCGACGTTCCGATCGAAACGCAGCGCGACTGGCTCGAGAGGGGTGAGCGAATTCACGAATCGTGTGTCGGAACGGCACCCGAAACGTTCGTCCCACCGCTGAATACGTACGATTCGAACACCGTGGCAGCGTTAGATGAGCGAGGGTATACGACAGTGTCCGGTGCGCGCTGGGCGACGAACGAACAATACAACGAATCAGCAGTTGCGTTCGAGGAGGGTGGACTCACTCACGTTTCGATGTTCGAGGACGCCTCGATGGTTCGCTGGGACACTGACGACCACGACGACCACGAATACTACGATCTCGAGGAACTCGAAGCGGAGTTTGACCGGGCCTACGAGAACAACGTTCCGTACGTCCACATGCTCCATTACTTTACGTTCACCGAGGAGGAACACTACGACCTCCTTCGCGAGTTCATCCAGTACATGAAATCGAAAGATGACGTCGCGTTCATGACGGTCGGCGAGTTCGGGAGCGGGCTCGAGAACGGGGAAATCGAGGCAACCGACGACGGCTGGAGAGTGCTCGAGCCGGAAGACGGACAGGGAGAGACCGGCCGCTCGAGCGACTCCGATTCGACAGGGCCGTTCAGTGAGATCTTCGGGAGGATACTGTCATGA
- a CDS encoding glycosyltransferase family 39 protein produces the protein MSRDTTSHVIGTWNRLPELATHHVLLAGILVLAAFFRGYDLGADSLWIDEVFSVHIVSIYSYEQLLFELPLEDPHPPLYFVLLNEWTAQFGATTVMARVPSVLFGVATIYLLYVTGRTLFDVQTGLLAALFLTVSPMHIQFSREARMYAMLVFLVVLSMYCFVRLLEGDRSLVVKGGYVVVSILMIYTHVYAFFVILAQAVSLLLWVVPNRWPSALDTTEWGLLLSAVGAGSLPFVTLLASTVVGDSGAGMTDHIEQPTPDALLETISSHAGALVNYPFAVQGSVSLVGSAIVLVCCVALIGRSFVGYEPGVDGTVRQYLQREYLLLTWVVIPIGVPFAISYLITPMFDARYTIIAQGALWLLVAHGLTRLDRSWLRWLVAVLLVTSLFGAGAVYMTEGTQEDWRGAAESVDEQPSHPVFLTPEYAEPAFSFYADRPSERISTPPPDAVEAANDPIVSPDETAAETEAAVAELSDDTDRFYVVALGFDASESWLEDVESRFDVVSHEQHGSIEVYLFDVDGDESTA, from the coding sequence ATGAGCCGTGATACGACGAGCCACGTCATCGGCACGTGGAATCGGCTTCCCGAACTTGCTACCCACCACGTGCTACTTGCGGGGATACTCGTGCTTGCGGCGTTTTTCAGAGGATACGACCTCGGTGCGGACAGTCTCTGGATCGACGAAGTGTTCTCGGTCCATATCGTGTCGATTTACTCCTACGAGCAGTTGCTCTTCGAACTCCCGCTCGAGGATCCGCATCCACCGCTGTACTTCGTGCTTCTGAACGAGTGGACTGCACAGTTCGGCGCTACGACCGTCATGGCTCGCGTTCCATCGGTTCTCTTCGGCGTCGCAACCATCTATCTCCTGTACGTGACCGGACGCACGCTTTTCGACGTCCAGACTGGCTTGCTAGCGGCGCTCTTTCTCACCGTGTCTCCCATGCACATCCAGTTCTCCCGCGAAGCACGGATGTATGCCATGCTCGTGTTTCTCGTGGTTCTCTCGATGTACTGTTTCGTTCGGTTGCTCGAGGGCGACCGATCACTAGTCGTGAAAGGAGGATACGTCGTCGTTTCGATTTTGATGATCTATACCCACGTGTACGCCTTCTTCGTAATTCTTGCGCAGGCAGTCTCGCTGTTGCTGTGGGTGGTGCCGAATCGATGGCCATCTGCTCTCGACACGACTGAATGGGGCCTTCTTCTGTCCGCCGTCGGTGCCGGCTCGCTCCCCTTTGTCACCCTGCTCGCGAGTACCGTCGTCGGCGACTCGGGAGCGGGGATGACCGATCACATCGAACAGCCAACGCCGGACGCGCTTCTTGAGACGATCAGCAGTCACGCTGGTGCACTCGTCAATTATCCGTTTGCCGTTCAGGGATCGGTCTCGCTCGTCGGCTCGGCGATCGTACTCGTCTGTTGTGTGGCTCTCATCGGGCGGTCGTTCGTCGGATACGAGCCGGGAGTCGATGGGACTGTTCGACAGTACCTTCAGCGAGAGTATCTGTTGTTGACGTGGGTCGTCATTCCGATCGGCGTGCCGTTTGCGATTTCCTATCTGATCACGCCGATGTTCGATGCCCGATACACGATCATCGCTCAGGGTGCGCTGTGGCTGCTCGTTGCACACGGGCTCACTCGCCTCGATCGGTCCTGGCTCCGCTGGCTCGTCGCCGTCCTGCTGGTTACGAGTCTCTTCGGCGCGGGTGCCGTCTACATGACCGAAGGGACACAAGAAGACTGGCGCGGTGCAGCCGAATCGGTCGACGAGCAACCGTCGCACCCGGTGTTCCTGACTCCCGAATACGCAGAACCCGCGTTTTCGTTCTATGCGGATCGGCCATCGGAGCGTATCAGTACCCCACCACCGGACGCGGTCGAGGCCGCGAACGATCCGATCGTCAGCCCCGATGAAACGGCTGCCGAAACGGAAGCAGCGGTCGCAGAACTGTCCGACGACACCGATCGGTTCTACGTCGTCGCGCTCGGATTCGACGCGTCGGAATCCTGGCTCGAGGACGTCGAATCGAGGTTCGACGTCGTCTCACACGAACAGCACGGTAGTATCGAGGTGTATCTGTTCGACGTCGACGGCGACGAATCGACGGCGTAA
- a CDS encoding glycosyltransferase produces MKAGLLDAIATLLWRVKWRSVALFISALVPFALLLSILERGPVIAIFLFVGLVFAYIGWSYYVTNVNEWYAEVFTIRTFAVVLAAYTAGVMVVGWIRPSPVAFVHVAAIALIFIYYWFIALTALYHDQSGRSSYDPSPPYPSISVLVPAYNEEGYVGRTVQSLLDAEYPREKLEIIVIDDGSTDDTYREAVAYESETVSVVRKQNGGKYSALNYGLLFATGEIIVTVDADSIVDVEGLKRIVAPFSEGSDVGAVTSNVTIWNRDSLITRCQQLEYTIGANIYRRMLDLFGIVLIVPGCLGAFRREAIEEVFAYDPETLTEDFDLTVKVLREGYRVTASDARVYTEAPGTWTDLYNQRLRWYRGNYMTIFKHADVLRDTSFGLLNRLAFPLRLVEMFFLPLASWVILAVIVWLLVSGFIIQLLALFVFFTSIIFLIAALGVHIEGEDWRLLIYTPLFVVGYKHFHDLIAVKSLLDVLFIQDLEWTRPERVEQELSKQLDEEASD; encoded by the coding sequence ATGAAAGCGGGGCTGTTGGACGCCATAGCGACGCTTCTTTGGCGAGTAAAGTGGCGCTCCGTTGCGCTGTTTATCTCGGCGCTCGTTCCGTTCGCGTTGCTGCTTTCGATTCTGGAGCGAGGACCGGTGATTGCGATTTTCCTGTTCGTCGGACTCGTATTCGCGTACATCGGCTGGTCCTACTACGTTACGAACGTAAACGAGTGGTACGCGGAGGTGTTTACTATTCGAACGTTTGCGGTCGTCCTCGCGGCCTATACGGCCGGTGTCATGGTTGTCGGCTGGATCCGACCATCACCCGTCGCGTTCGTACACGTCGCAGCGATTGCACTCATTTTCATCTACTACTGGTTTATCGCACTCACCGCACTGTATCACGATCAGAGCGGCCGTTCGTCGTACGATCCGTCGCCACCGTACCCCTCGATCAGCGTCCTCGTGCCCGCGTACAACGAGGAGGGATACGTCGGACGAACGGTTCAGTCGTTGCTCGACGCGGAGTATCCGCGGGAAAAACTGGAGATTATCGTCATCGACGACGGGAGTACCGACGATACCTATCGGGAAGCGGTGGCCTACGAGTCGGAGACGGTCTCGGTCGTTCGGAAGCAAAACGGTGGCAAGTACTCGGCGTTGAATTACGGGCTGCTGTTCGCGACCGGCGAGATCATCGTCACCGTCGATGCGGACAGCATCGTCGATGTCGAGGGGTTGAAACGAATCGTCGCCCCGTTTTCCGAGGGCTCGGACGTAGGGGCCGTCACCAGTAACGTGACGATCTGGAATCGGGACTCGCTGATAACGCGGTGTCAACAACTCGAGTACACGATCGGTGCGAACATCTACAGGCGCATGCTGGATCTCTTCGGAATCGTGCTCATCGTCCCCGGCTGTCTCGGCGCGTTTCGAAGAGAAGCGATCGAAGAGGTGTTCGCGTACGATCCGGAGACGTTGACCGAAGATTTCGATCTCACGGTCAAAGTCCTTCGCGAGGGATATCGTGTAACGGCCAGCGATGCTCGCGTCTACACGGAGGCCCCGGGAACGTGGACCGATCTCTACAATCAACGGCTCAGATGGTACCGCGGTAATTACATGACGATATTCAAACACGCGGACGTTCTTCGCGACACGTCGTTCGGGCTTCTCAACCGGCTTGCGTTTCCTCTCCGACTCGTCGAGATGTTTTTCCTACCACTGGCGAGTTGGGTGATTCTGGCGGTTATTGTGTGGCTCCTCGTGTCCGGCTTTATTATCCAGCTGCTCGCGTTGTTCGTCTTCTTCACCAGCATCATCTTCCTGATCGCCGCACTCGGCGTTCACATCGAAGGTGAAGACTGGCGGCTGCTCATCTACACGCCGCTGTTCGTCGTTGGCTACAAGCATTTCCACGATTTGATCGCCGTCAAGAGCCTCCTCGACGTCCTGTTCATTCAGGACCTCGAGTGGACACGACCGGAGCGCGTCGAACAGGAGTTGTCAAAACAACTCGACGAGGAGGCGAGTGACTGA
- a CDS encoding PGF-CTERM sorting domain-containing protein, with product MAGLLVLSVVAMSAAFAGGAAANHAEEDVTFNDQAVGENEEGEPIFAVQSVDAHAGQYLVIENENSGEVLYEATLDEDLNSAAIFQTVEQPGEYTVTVYEDKNSDDVKATDSASVYAADIAIDDQTSTDETIDQVSVGALVVDGVDADTEYDVVLTDEDGDELGSATGLTGVNEDISIDTSAIETETVVTATIYVDGEPLEAYYDEAGAFESISDSATVTPGVDDGDNEDEDKDGDDKDGDDKDGDDKDGDDKDGDDKDGDDKDGDNEKDYTKKGDKDYTKKSDKDYTKKGDKDYDDKNGVEDDKNGDEDDKNGDEDDKNGDEDDKNGDEDDKNGDEDDKNGDEDTDSETDQDQDNDQDSEQDSETDQDQDNDQENKSEQDSLPGFGIGIGLVALLAAAMLALRRQN from the coding sequence ATGGCGGGACTACTGGTCCTGTCCGTTGTTGCCATGTCCGCAGCGTTTGCGGGCGGGGCAGCAGCGAACCACGCCGAAGAAGACGTGACGTTTAACGACCAAGCGGTTGGCGAGAATGAAGAAGGCGAGCCGATCTTCGCCGTCCAATCGGTAGACGCCCACGCGGGTCAGTATCTGGTGATCGAAAACGAGAACAGCGGTGAGGTACTGTACGAAGCGACACTCGACGAGGATCTCAACAGTGCTGCAATCTTCCAGACCGTTGAGCAACCAGGCGAGTACACCGTTACCGTCTACGAGGACAAGAACAGCGATGATGTGAAAGCGACCGACTCCGCTTCCGTCTACGCTGCCGACATTGCCATAGACGACCAGACGTCGACGGACGAGACCATCGATCAGGTCTCCGTCGGGGCTTTGGTGGTTGATGGCGTCGATGCAGATACCGAATACGATGTCGTCCTCACCGATGAGGACGGGGACGAGCTCGGTAGCGCAACCGGTCTGACCGGCGTGAACGAAGACATCTCCATCGACACGTCTGCGATCGAAACGGAGACCGTCGTCACGGCGACGATCTACGTCGACGGCGAACCACTTGAGGCCTACTACGATGAGGCCGGGGCCTTCGAGAGCATCTCCGATTCGGCCACCGTGACGCCTGGCGTCGATGACGGTGATAACGAGGATGAGGATAAGGACGGCGACGACAAGGACGGTGACGACAAGGACGGTGACGACAAGGACGGCGACGACAAGGACGGCGACGACAAGGACGGCGACGACAAGGACGGCGACAACGAGAAGGACTACACCAAGAAAGGTGACAAAGACTACACCAAGAAGAGCGACAAAGACTACACCAAGAAAGGAGACAAGGACTACGACGACAAGAACGGCGTCGAAGACGACAAGAACGGCGACGAAGACGACAAGAACGGCGACGAAGACGACAAGAACGGCGACGAAGACGACAAGAACGGCGACGAAGACGACAAGAACGGCGACGAAGACGACAAGAACGGCGACGAAGACACGGACTCGGAGACCGACCAGGACCAGGATAACGACCAGGACAGCGAGCAGGACTCGGAGACCGACCAGGACCAAGATAACGACCAGGAAAACAAGAGTGAACAAGATAGCCTGCCCGGCTTCGGCATCGGCATCGGTCTCGTCGCACTGCTCGCAGCCGCCATGCTGGCACTCCGCCGCCAGAACTAA